GGAGGTATTCAACCCCGCGGCGCCCCGGCGCCGGAGCGAACCGACGGGAGCGTTTTTGCCGACAGCGGGCGAATGACGCCGTATGCGACATCCGGCCGACAGGCTCGCGGCACTCCCGGACGCGGCGTTCGCCTCGTTCGCGGAACGCCTCGGGGGTGTCTGGCCGGAGTACGAGGCGAGCGCCTCCCCGGTCACCCCTGAGGGAACCGTCGAACTCTCGCTGGTCCGCGAGCGGAGCGTGGTCCACGACCGGGCCGACCCTGACCGAGCGGTCGTGAGGCTGTGCCGGGCCGATATCGACGTGGACGCGGTGAACGACTTCGCGGTGTTCGCCGCCGAGCGCGGCCTCACGTTCGCGGTGTTGGCGACGGTCGGCGAGGTCGACCCGGACGCCACTCGCCGCGCCCGCTCGGCACCGGTCGACGTGTACGACGGCGTGGGCATCGTCTCGCTCGCGCGAGACGCCGGCATCGCCATCCCCGGCGGCGGCGGAATCGACGCCGACGCCGACACCGACCCCGAGCGCGAGTCGGGGACGTGACCCGCGTCGCCGTCGGCGTCGAAGTCGACGCCCCGCCCGCGACGGTGTGGAGCGTCTTGACCGCCTTCGACGCGTACCCCGACTGGAACCCGCTCGTCCGGCGAGTCCGCGGCCGCGTCGAGGAGGGGCGGCGCCTCCGGGTGGTGATCACCCAGCGGGGCGTGCCGCCAGCGGTCATCGCACCGCGAGTGACGCGCGTCGTCCCAGAGCGGGAACTGTCGTGGCGGTCGGCGCTGCCGGTTCCGGGCGCGTTCGACGCGACCCACCGGTTCCTGCTGGAGCCGTTGGACGGGGGCGAGCGGACGCGCTTCACCCAAGAGGAGACGTTCGGCGGGGTCGCGGGCGCCGCGGTCCCCCGCGCCGTCCGCGACCGCCTCCGGGCCGGCTTCGCCGACATGAGCGACGCCCTCAAGCGCCGGGCCGAGTCGGCGATTCCCGTGTGCGACTCGGACCGGTGACACACTCGCGGAGGTGGGGACGACCGGAACCCGTAAGCGCCGTCGTGCCCGACATCGACCAACGTGGACGACACCGTCGAGTGGCTCCGCTCGCGCCCCTACTACGAGGGACAGGTCGCCGACAGCCGCACCCTCCCGGGTCGTGAGGCGGCTTTCGCGGACGTGGACCTCGAACCGCGGCTGGCGAGCGCGCTCGCCGACGACGGCATCGACTCGCTGTACCGCCACCAGGCCGAGGCCGTCGAGGCGGTGCGCGACGGCGGCGACGTGGTCCTCGCGACCCAGACCGCGAGCGGAAAGTCGCTCGCGTACACCGTCCCAGCCTTCGAACGCGCGATGGACCACGGCGGCCGGACGTTGTACCTCGCGCCGCAGAACGCCCTCATCGCCGACCAAGAGGAGACGCTCTCCGAACTGGCCCACGGGCTCGGATTCGGCTCTCGGGTCTCCGTCGCACAGTACACGGGACGGCTGTCGAAGTCCGAGAAGCGCGACGTGCGCGACCGCCAGCCGACCGTGCTCCTGTCGAACCCCGACATGCTCCACTACGGACTGCTCCCGTGGGCGTACAAGCACTGGGAGTGGTTCTTCGGGTCGCTGGAGACGGTCGTCATCGACGAGGTGCACGGCTACCGCGGCGTGTTCGGGAGCCACGTCGCGCTGGTGATGCGCCGCCTCAACCGGATCTGCGAGCGATACGGCGCCGACCCGCAGTTCGTCTGCTGCTCGGCGACCATCGGCAACCCCGTCGAGCACGCCGCGCGCGTCACTGCTCGGCCCGAGTCGAACTTCACGCTCGTCGACGAGGACACTTCCGCGCGGGGGCCGCGCCACTGGGTGCTGTGGAACCCGCCGGAGTACACCGGCGAGCAGGCCGACCGCCAGTCCGGACGGCGAAAGTCCAGTCACACCGAGACGAAGCGACTGTTCTGCGACCTCGTGCAGGAGGGGTACCAGACCCTCGTGTTCACGAGGGCGCGCCAAACCGCCGAGCGGTACGCGACCGACTCCGCGAAGGAGTTGCGCCGCCGCGGCGAGCACGACCTCGCGAACCAGATCGAGGCGTACCAGGCGAGCCTCACGAACGAGCGTCGCCGCGAGATCGAACGTGGCCTCCACTCCGGCGACGTGGCCGGCGTGTGGTCGACGAACGCGCTCGAACTCGGTGTCGACGTGGGCGGGCTCGACGCGGTGATCCTCGACGGCTACCCCGGCACCCGGATGTCGGCGTTCCAGCAGGCGGGGCGCGCAGGGCGGGGGACCGACGACGCGCTCGTCGTCATGGTCGGCGGCGAGGACCAACTGGACCAGTACCTGATGACGAACCCGGACGACCTGTTCGAGGGCGACCCCGAGCGCGCGATGGTCGACCCAGAGAACGGCGAACTCCTCCCCACCCACGTCGCCAGCGCCGCCGACGAGAACTGGCTCCGTCCGGAGGACGCGAGCCACTTCGGCGACACGTTCGAGTCGGTCGTCGAGTCGCTAGAGGCCGACGGCACCCTCGAGCGGATGGACACCTCCCGCGGCGACCGCTGGACGTACGACGGTCCCGGCAGCGCCCAGCACTCGATGAGCCTGCGTACCATCGACGACCGCGAGGTCGACCTCATGGACGCCCGCAACAACGACACTATCGCGTCGCTGTCGTTCGGCGACGCCCTGCGCGACGCCCACCCGGGCGCCATCTACCACCACCAGGGCCAGACGTACGAGGTGGACGAGTTGGACCTCGACAAAGACGTGGCCCGCCTCCGCCCGACGTGGGCCGACTACTACACGCGCGTCCTCACCGACAAGGACGTGACCGTCAACGAAGACCTGCGCTCGCGACCGCTCGACGCCCGTGAGGACACCGAGGTCCGGTTCGCGGACATCACCGTCACCGAACAGATCACGGGGTTCGAGCGCAGGGACGGGTCGACGGGCGAGACGATGGGCGCGGAGATGGTGGACCTCCCAGAGACGGAACTGCGGACGCGGGCGCTGTACTACACCGTCCCCGAAGACGTGGAGCGCGAGATGCGCGAACTGGCGAGCGACGCCGGGCGAGGCGAGGCGGGATTCAACGGCGGCATCCACGCCGCCGAACACGGCTCCATCTCGCTCATGCCGCTGGACCTGTTGTGTGACCGGGCGGACATCGGCGGCGTCTCGACGCCGTTCCACCCGCACACGGGTCAGTCGACGGTGTTCATCTACGACGGCTACCCCGGGGGAGTCGGGCTCACTCGGGAGTCGTACCGGTCTGCCGACCGCCTCCTCGCGCGGACGGCGAAGATGATCGCGGCGTGTGACTGCGCCGACGGCTGTCCAGCGTGTGTCCAGTCGCCCCACTGTGGCAACGCGAACGAACCGCTGTCGAAGCCCGAGGCGGTCACCCTGTTGAACGCGCTCGCGGGGACCGACGAACCGATCCCGTCGGTGGAGTAACCGGTCGACACCCGATCGGAAGCGTGATATCATCTATCTGATTAATATTGCCTATATCGAAAAGCGCCGATTTCGAGAGGTACAACAGCTGTTGTACCATATTTTCACTCGCAGCGGAGTAAACTTCGAAAAGTCTTAAGTGTCGGCTATGGGTACTCACAGGCGGCTCCACTACGGAGGAACGATGATGAAGGACACGGAACTCAACAGACGAGACGTACTGAAGGGCGCTGGTGGCGTCGGCGCCGCCGGCATGCTCGGACTCGCAGGCTGCATGGGCGGCGGCGGTGGCGGCAGCGACGCGCCCGTCGAGGTCCTGCACGGCTGGACCGGCGGCGACGGTGCGACCGCCGCAGAGGCGCTCGAGGAGGCGTTCAACGAGGCGCACCCCGACACCGAACTGGACATGAACCCCATCGGCGGGGGCGGCAACCAGAACCTGGACGCCGTCGTCGCCAACCGCCTGCAGAACGACAACCCGCCGAGTTCGTTCGCGAACTGGCCGGGCCCCAACCTCGCACGCTACGAGGGCGTGCTGGGCGACGTCTCCGACCTGTGGGACGAAGCCGGCTTCACGGACTCCCACGTCGACGAGGCGGTCGACCTGCACCAGTACAACGGCGCGTTCCGCGCGGTGCCGCTGGGCTCGCACCGCCTGAACTGCCTGTTCTACAACAGCGCGGTCGTCGAGGAGGCGGGGGTCGACCCCGAGTCGCTGACGAGCGCGGAGGACCTGCTCGGTGCGCTGGAGACGGTCGCCTCCGAGACGGACAAGATCCCAATGACCCACGGTGGGAGCGGGACCTGGACGAAGGCGCAGCTGTTCGGCGTCATGCTGCTGTCGACCGCAGGCTACGACAGCTACATGAGCTTCGTCGACGGCAGCCCGAACCGCGACGACGTGGTCGGTGCGCTCGACGCGCTCGCGACGGTGTTCGAGAACTACATCAACGAGGACTCGGCGTCCATCGGGCTGACGGAGTCCAACCAGAACATCATCGAGGGCGAGGCCGCCTTCATCCACCAGGGTAACTGGGCGGCTGGCGCCTATCGGAACGCGGAGGGCTTCGACTACAACGAGGACTGGGGCTTCAAGACGTTCCCCGGCACCGAGGGGATGTACACGCTCCACTTCGACTCGTTCCTCTACCCGTCGAACAACCCGAGCCCCGAGGGGACGCGGACGTGGCTCGAGTTCGTCGGCGGTCCCGAGGCGCAGATCGCGTTCAACCAGTACAAGGGCTCCATCCCGACCCGGACGGACGTCGACAAGAGCGAGTTCGGGCCGTACCTGCAGGAGACGATGGACGACTTCGCGGCTGCCGAGCAGCGCCCGCCGAACATCCAGCACGGGCTGGGTATCTCCGCGGAGCAGCGCTCGCAGCTCAACGACGTGATCGCCAGCGAGTTCTCCGGCCCCTACAACGTCGAGGCCGCCGCAGACGGCATCGTCGACGCCGTCTCCAACTGAGCGCGTTCCCATGCGCGAGTTTCTTTCGAGTATCCGAACACGGCTCCGACGCGCCGGGCGCGGCGGAGACAGTGACGACACCGACGTGACGACGGCTGGTCGCGTCGCGACCGACGGCGGCACCGCCGCGGGCGGTGCGGCCGGTGCGGCGAAGTCGGGCGGGTTCCTCGACCGTCTCGACGAGCGAGTCGGCGAGGACTTCACGGAGTCGGCGGTGTTCTGGCTGCCGCCGTTCCTCCTGATGGGGCTGTTCGTCTACGGCGCCATCGCGTGGAACTTCGTCATCTCGCTGACCGACTACCAGGGGTTCGTCGGGCCGGACTACTCCGACCTCGACTTCGAGATGTACGTCCGGGCGGCCAACGACGCCGGCGTCATCGAGGCGACGATCAACACGTTCCTCCTAGTCGTCTCGTTCACCGCCATCGCGTTGGCGTTCGGGCTGGTCCTCGCGATCCTCGTCGACCGCGACATCCGCTTCGAGAACACGTTCCGCACCATCTACCTGCTGCCGATGAGCCTGTCGTTCGTAGTCACAGCGCAGTTCTGGCTGTGGATGTACAACTACAACAACGGGGTCGTGAACATCCTCCTCGGGGCCGTCGGGATCGGCCCGATCAACTGGATCGGCAACTCCCAGATCGTCCTGTGGGCGGTGGTGTTCGCGCTGGTGTGGCAGTTCTCCGGGTACACGATGGTCGTGTACCTCGCTGGCTTACGCGCCATCCCGAACGAGCACTACGAGGCCGCCCGTGTCGACGGCGCGTCGACGCTGAAGATGTACTGGCGGGTGATCATCCCGCAGTTGAAGGGGTCGACGATCAGCGCCGCCATCGTCCTGATGGTGTTCGCGCTGAAGGCGTTCGACTTCCTCTACTCGCTGGTCAGCGGCTACCGCCCGCCGAACGGCACGGACATCCTCGCGACCAAGATGGTCCGCGAGGCGTACAGCGTGAACAACTGGGCGTACGCGTCGGCGATCGCCATCATCCTGTTTCTGATGGCGCTGTCGATCATCGGCCCGTACCTCTACTACCAGTACAGCAAGGGTGAGCTATGAGCGACGCACAATCGACGGACAGTGAACAGTCGGGTGCCCTCGCGGGCGTCCGTGAAGACCTCGCAGGACTCGACGGCTACCGCGTCGCGCTGTACGCGACGGTCCTCGGCCTGACAGCGTTCTATCTGACGCCCATCGAGTCGGGGCTCGTCACCGCGTTCAAGACGAACCCCGAGGGCGTCTCCTCGACGCTGCCGTTCGCGCCCCCGCCGGGCGAGTTCTTCACCCTTGAGAAGTGGCAGACCGCCATCTCGGCGCTGGGCCGCGGGATGGTCAACAGCGCGCTGTACGCCGTGCCGGCGACGATCATCTCGGCGCTGCTCGGCTCCTTCGCCGCCTACGGCCTGACGCAGGCCGACTGGAAGGCGCGCTACAAGGCGCCGATCCTGGCGCTGTTCGTCGCGGCGATCTTCATCCCGTACCAGGCGGTGCTCGTCCCCCTCTCGCAGTTCTGGGGCACGGTGCCGCTGGCGGAGGTGCTGGCGCCCGTCTGGGCAGTCGGCGTCCCGCGAGCGTACACGGGCGTGGTCGAGTTGATCATCACCCACGTCGCCTACGGGATCCCGATCTGTATGGTCCTGTTCCGCGGCTACTACACGACCGTCAGCGAGGAGATGATCGAGGCGGCGCGCCTCGACGGCGCGACGTTCGCGCGGGTGTACCGCCGGATCGTCTTCCCCATCTCCACGCCGATGTTCGCGGTCGTGCTCATCTACCAGTTCACCCAGATCTGGAACGACCTGCTGTTCGCGCTGATCCTCGTGTCCACCGAGTCGAGTCCGGCCGCGCCGGTCGTGCTCATCCTCGCTGGACTCGGGGAGTCGCAGGAGGGGCAGGACTTCGCGCTCCGGATGGCCGGAGCGTTCGTGGCGGCGCTGCCGACGCTCATCGTGTACATCCTGTTCGGCGACGAGTTCGCCGAGGGGGTGGCGACGTGAGGTGCGCGGTCGAGCGTAGCGAGACCGCGCCCACGAGCGGTGAGCGTTGCGAACCGCGAGGCGAGGCCGACCGCAGGGAGGCCTCGAAGCGAACGGGGAGCGTAGCGACCCGTGAGCGGCGCGAGGCGCGAGCGAAGCGACCCGCGACCGCGACCGACGCGAACCGCGCGACGACCGCAACACCGACGGTAGCGGCCGTCGATACGACCGACGACGATCGCTTCGCGCCGACGCGCGGAGCACACGGAGGGATCTGACATGGCACGACTCGAACTCGACAAGGTACGGAAGGTGTTCACCGACGACGACGGCTCCGACATCGTCGCCGTCGACGACGTGACGGTCGACATCGAGGACGGGGAGTTCCTCGTCCTCGTCGGGCCGTCCGGCTGTGGGAAATCGACGACGCTGCGGATGGTCGCGGGACTGGAGAGCGTCACCGCCGGCGACATCCGCCTCGGGGGGCGCTCCATCGTGGGCAAGAAGCCCCAGAACCGGGACATCGCGATGGTGTTCCAGTCGTACGCGCTGTACCCGCACATGACGACGCGCGAGAACATGTCTTTCGGGCTGGAGGAGTCCACGGACCTCTCCGACGAGGAGATTGCCGAGCGCGTCGAGAACGCCGCCGACCTGCTGTCCATCCCGGAACTGCTCGACCGGAAGCCGTCCGAGCTCTCCGGCGGGCAACAGCAGCGCGTCGCCCTCGGGCGCGCCATCGTGCGTGAGCCCGAGGTGTTCCTCATGGACGAGCCGCTGTCGAACCTCGACGCGAAACTCCGCTCGCAGATGCGGACGGAGCTCCAGCGGATCCAAGAGGACCTGGGGACGACGACGATGTACGTCACCCACGACCAGACGGAGGCGATGACGATGGGCGACCGCATCGCCGTCCTCGACGGCGGGGAACTCCAGCAGGCCGGCACGCCGCTGGAGTGTTACCACCGCCCGGCCAACAAGTTCGTCGCGGGGTTCATCGGCGAACCCGCGATGAACTTCTTCGACGGGACGGTCGAGGGCGACACGTTCGTCGCCGACCGCTTCGAGTACCGCCTCACCGACGAACAGCGCGAGGCCGTCGCCGGCGCCGACGGCGTCACCCTCGGAGTGCGACCGGAAGACGTCGAAGTGACGGTCGGTGCGACCGCAGCCGACAACCGGGAGTTCGAGACGGTCGTCGACGTCGTCGAGCCGATGGGCAACGAGAACGCGGTGTATCTCGGCTTCGAGAGCGACCCGACCGACCCGTTCGTCGCGACCGTCGGTGGGATGCGTCAGATCGACGGCGGCGAACACGTCGTCGCGCGGTTCCCTGAGGACGCGATCCACCTGTTCGACGCCGCCTCGGGGGAGGCGCTCCACAACCGCTCGCTCGAGGAAGACACCGAAGTCGAACCGCGGGTCTGAGCGACGGCGCCACGGTGTTCTCCCTCCTCCGCGCCGGCCCACGCGTCGCG
The DNA window shown above is from Halobaculum marinum and carries:
- a CDS encoding restriction endonuclease, which produces MRHPADRLAALPDAAFASFAERLGGVWPEYEASASPVTPEGTVELSLVRERSVVHDRADPDRAVVRLCRADIDVDAVNDFAVFAAERGLTFAVLATVGEVDPDATRRARSAPVDVYDGVGIVSLARDAGIAIPGGGGIDADADTDPERESGT
- a CDS encoding SRPBCC domain-containing protein, giving the protein MTRVAVGVEVDAPPATVWSVLTAFDAYPDWNPLVRRVRGRVEEGRRLRVVITQRGVPPAVIAPRVTRVVPERELSWRSALPVPGAFDATHRFLLEPLDGGERTRFTQEETFGGVAGAAVPRAVRDRLRAGFADMSDALKRRAESAIPVCDSDR
- a CDS encoding DEAD/DEAH box helicase, producing MDDTVEWLRSRPYYEGQVADSRTLPGREAAFADVDLEPRLASALADDGIDSLYRHQAEAVEAVRDGGDVVLATQTASGKSLAYTVPAFERAMDHGGRTLYLAPQNALIADQEETLSELAHGLGFGSRVSVAQYTGRLSKSEKRDVRDRQPTVLLSNPDMLHYGLLPWAYKHWEWFFGSLETVVIDEVHGYRGVFGSHVALVMRRLNRICERYGADPQFVCCSATIGNPVEHAARVTARPESNFTLVDEDTSARGPRHWVLWNPPEYTGEQADRQSGRRKSSHTETKRLFCDLVQEGYQTLVFTRARQTAERYATDSAKELRRRGEHDLANQIEAYQASLTNERRREIERGLHSGDVAGVWSTNALELGVDVGGLDAVILDGYPGTRMSAFQQAGRAGRGTDDALVVMVGGEDQLDQYLMTNPDDLFEGDPERAMVDPENGELLPTHVASAADENWLRPEDASHFGDTFESVVESLEADGTLERMDTSRGDRWTYDGPGSAQHSMSLRTIDDREVDLMDARNNDTIASLSFGDALRDAHPGAIYHHQGQTYEVDELDLDKDVARLRPTWADYYTRVLTDKDVTVNEDLRSRPLDAREDTEVRFADITVTEQITGFERRDGSTGETMGAEMVDLPETELRTRALYYTVPEDVEREMRELASDAGRGEAGFNGGIHAAEHGSISLMPLDLLCDRADIGGVSTPFHPHTGQSTVFIYDGYPGGVGLTRESYRSADRLLARTAKMIAACDCADGCPACVQSPHCGNANEPLSKPEAVTLLNALAGTDEPIPSVE
- a CDS encoding ABC transporter substrate-binding protein, producing MMKDTELNRRDVLKGAGGVGAAGMLGLAGCMGGGGGGSDAPVEVLHGWTGGDGATAAEALEEAFNEAHPDTELDMNPIGGGGNQNLDAVVANRLQNDNPPSSFANWPGPNLARYEGVLGDVSDLWDEAGFTDSHVDEAVDLHQYNGAFRAVPLGSHRLNCLFYNSAVVEEAGVDPESLTSAEDLLGALETVASETDKIPMTHGGSGTWTKAQLFGVMLLSTAGYDSYMSFVDGSPNRDDVVGALDALATVFENYINEDSASIGLTESNQNIIEGEAAFIHQGNWAAGAYRNAEGFDYNEDWGFKTFPGTEGMYTLHFDSFLYPSNNPSPEGTRTWLEFVGGPEAQIAFNQYKGSIPTRTDVDKSEFGPYLQETMDDFAAAEQRPPNIQHGLGISAEQRSQLNDVIASEFSGPYNVEAAADGIVDAVSN
- a CDS encoding carbohydrate ABC transporter permease, with amino-acid sequence MREFLSSIRTRLRRAGRGGDSDDTDVTTAGRVATDGGTAAGGAAGAAKSGGFLDRLDERVGEDFTESAVFWLPPFLLMGLFVYGAIAWNFVISLTDYQGFVGPDYSDLDFEMYVRAANDAGVIEATINTFLLVVSFTAIALAFGLVLAILVDRDIRFENTFRTIYLLPMSLSFVVTAQFWLWMYNYNNGVVNILLGAVGIGPINWIGNSQIVLWAVVFALVWQFSGYTMVVYLAGLRAIPNEHYEAARVDGASTLKMYWRVIIPQLKGSTISAAIVLMVFALKAFDFLYSLVSGYRPPNGTDILATKMVREAYSVNNWAYASAIAIILFLMALSIIGPYLYYQYSKGEL
- a CDS encoding carbohydrate ABC transporter permease yields the protein MSDAQSTDSEQSGALAGVREDLAGLDGYRVALYATVLGLTAFYLTPIESGLVTAFKTNPEGVSSTLPFAPPPGEFFTLEKWQTAISALGRGMVNSALYAVPATIISALLGSFAAYGLTQADWKARYKAPILALFVAAIFIPYQAVLVPLSQFWGTVPLAEVLAPVWAVGVPRAYTGVVELIITHVAYGIPICMVLFRGYYTTVSEEMIEAARLDGATFARVYRRIVFPISTPMFAVVLIYQFTQIWNDLLFALILVSTESSPAAPVVLILAGLGESQEGQDFALRMAGAFVAALPTLIVYILFGDEFAEGVAT
- a CDS encoding ABC transporter ATP-binding protein — translated: MARLELDKVRKVFTDDDGSDIVAVDDVTVDIEDGEFLVLVGPSGCGKSTTLRMVAGLESVTAGDIRLGGRSIVGKKPQNRDIAMVFQSYALYPHMTTRENMSFGLEESTDLSDEEIAERVENAADLLSIPELLDRKPSELSGGQQQRVALGRAIVREPEVFLMDEPLSNLDAKLRSQMRTELQRIQEDLGTTTMYVTHDQTEAMTMGDRIAVLDGGELQQAGTPLECYHRPANKFVAGFIGEPAMNFFDGTVEGDTFVADRFEYRLTDEQREAVAGADGVTLGVRPEDVEVTVGATAADNREFETVVDVVEPMGNENAVYLGFESDPTDPFVATVGGMRQIDGGEHVVARFPEDAIHLFDAASGEALHNRSLEEDTEVEPRV